One genomic region from Spirosoma sp. KCTC 42546 encodes:
- a CDS encoding RDD family protein translates to MQPSYTPVSTHVKATPVQRFVAAFIDGIIAYIPCWILIMVSYSLGMVGYAIAIAYMLTKDALPETGGFLGGQSIGKKLMGIKAIKEDTGASLVGDYGTAITRQVSLMIPFFGFVDALMVFSDEGKRFGDKWAKTIVVKV, encoded by the coding sequence GTGCAACCCTCTTACACTCCTGTTAGTACCCACGTTAAAGCTACACCGGTACAGCGTTTCGTTGCCGCATTCATTGACGGTATTATTGCTTACATACCCTGTTGGATCTTGATTATGGTATCCTATAGTCTCGGAATGGTGGGGTATGCCATTGCGATTGCCTATATGCTTACCAAGGATGCACTGCCTGAAACAGGAGGCTTTCTGGGTGGGCAGAGTATTGGTAAAAAACTGATGGGTATCAAAGCCATCAAAGAAGATACGGGTGCTAGTCTAGTTGGTGATTATGGAACTGCTATTACCCGGCAGGTATCGCTGATGATCCCTTTTTTCGGGTTCGTAGATGCGCTAATGGTATTCAGCGATGAAGGGAAACGGTTTGGCGATAAATGGGCTAAAACTATTGTTGTAAAGGTCTAA
- a CDS encoding ABC transporter permease: protein MNTIFLIIKREYMVRVRKKSFIIMTILGPVLIFGFYAIIGWAAVSSINQKKIAVVDESGRFVNKFKNDDETNFSYPKLSLTAAKKSFVKDGYDALVFIPKDVIEQPKTVQIFAEKSVSLSMQSGIERAIGKEIETIKLEQAGITQKIIEDAKVNVDAQTISLSDAGEKNSNGIATTIISGFCALLIYISVLIYGTQVMRGVMEEKTSRIVEVIISSVKPFQLMLGKIIGVALVGLTQFMLWIILTVGLITLGSSVMGQKETAKSAMSTRMNGMPGGQDVQHKMSTAKNPVADVMAAIETLNLPMIIACFLFYFLGGYLLYSALFGAVGAAVDSETETQQFMFPIMMPIIAAIAFAQIAVRDPDGPLAFWTSIIPFTSPVVMMVRIPFGVPAWELILSMLLLVIGFIGTTWIAARIYRVGILMYGKKTSFRELAKWVFYKG, encoded by the coding sequence ATGAACACAATTTTCCTGATTATCAAGCGCGAATACATGGTACGGGTGCGCAAAAAGTCATTCATTATTATGACGATTTTGGGGCCGGTACTGATTTTTGGCTTTTATGCCATCATTGGCTGGGCGGCTGTTAGCTCTATCAACCAGAAAAAAATTGCGGTGGTCGATGAGAGTGGTCGCTTTGTCAATAAGTTTAAAAACGATGATGAAACGAATTTTTCCTACCCAAAGCTATCGCTGACGGCGGCTAAAAAATCATTCGTCAAGGATGGGTACGATGCATTGGTCTTTATCCCGAAAGATGTTATTGAGCAACCTAAAACAGTACAGATTTTTGCTGAAAAAAGCGTTAGTCTCTCAATGCAAAGTGGTATCGAGCGGGCCATTGGCAAGGAAATTGAAACCATAAAACTGGAACAGGCGGGCATTACTCAGAAAATCATCGAGGATGCCAAGGTGAACGTAGATGCGCAAACCATTAGCCTGAGCGACGCGGGAGAAAAGAATAGCAACGGGATTGCCACTACTATTATCAGTGGCTTTTGCGCCTTACTTATCTACATTTCTGTCCTCATCTACGGAACGCAGGTCATGCGGGGGGTGATGGAAGAAAAAACCAGCCGGATCGTAGAAGTTATCATCTCGTCGGTGAAACCTTTCCAGTTGATGCTGGGTAAAATTATTGGTGTTGCCCTGGTGGGTTTAACCCAGTTTATGCTCTGGATTATTCTGACCGTTGGGTTGATCACCTTGGGTTCTAGTGTTATGGGACAGAAAGAAACCGCCAAATCGGCTATGTCGACTCGCATGAACGGTATGCCCGGCGGACAGGATGTTCAACACAAAATGTCGACGGCAAAAAACCCGGTTGCCGACGTTATGGCGGCTATTGAAACCCTGAATCTCCCGATGATTATAGCTTGTTTTCTGTTCTATTTCTTAGGTGGATACCTCTTGTACAGCGCCTTGTTTGGCGCGGTTGGAGCTGCCGTCGATAGCGAGACGGAGACGCAACAGTTCATGTTCCCAATCATGATGCCCATTATTGCGGCCATTGCCTTTGCGCAGATTGCCGTGCGGGACCCCGATGGACCGCTGGCCTTCTGGACATCCATCATTCCGTTCACCTCGCCCGTAGTCATGATGGTTCGGATTCCGTTTGGCGTACCGGCCTGGGAGCTTATCCTGTCTATGCTGCTGCTGGTCATTGGGTTCATCGGCACGACCTGGATAGCCGCCCGAATCTATCGCGTGGGTATTCTCATGTACGGTAAGAAAACCTCCTTCCGCGAATTGGCGAAATGGGTGTTTTACAAAGGGTAA
- a CDS encoding dicarboxylate/amino acid:cation symporter, with translation MKLPNLTTRIFLGMVLGIAIGYFFPDTGSGFSGSDLNILSKIFLRLIKMIIGPLVFATLVVGIAKLGDFGTVGRIGLKTLAYFYFATILSLVVGLLVVNIMRPGEVMNIPQLPAKGTDVGVAVQKMSFNTFIEHIVPTSFIEALATNEILQIVVFSIFFGIAVGAVGAQGKIMIKALDALSHIMFKITSYVMAFAPFGVLGAIAAIVAQQGLGILGGYVYLILCFFGGLLFFIFVVLAVICLVVGIPYFALLKEIRSAVILSFSTASSEASFPQTIEALRRFGCSERIISFVLPLGYSFNLDGSMLYMTFATAFIAQAYHVPLSLEQQITMMLTLMITSKGIAGVPRASLVVIAGTMSLFNLPIEGLALLLGIDQVLDMGRSATSVAGNAVATCVISKWEGEFRTQPIETDEVTA, from the coding sequence ATGAAACTTCCCAACTTAACTACACGAATTTTTCTGGGCATGGTGCTCGGTATTGCTATTGGTTATTTTTTCCCGGATACAGGCTCTGGTTTTTCGGGTAGTGACCTGAATATCCTGTCCAAGATTTTCCTGAGGCTTATCAAGATGATTATTGGGCCCCTTGTATTCGCTACACTGGTTGTGGGAATTGCTAAACTTGGCGACTTTGGTACCGTTGGACGGATTGGGCTCAAAACCCTTGCGTATTTTTATTTTGCTACTATTCTTTCATTGGTTGTTGGCTTGCTGGTGGTCAACATCATGAGACCTGGCGAAGTAATGAATATTCCCCAATTGCCTGCTAAAGGGACTGATGTTGGTGTGGCAGTACAGAAAATGTCGTTCAATACATTTATTGAGCACATTGTTCCAACCAGCTTTATTGAGGCACTGGCAACGAATGAAATTCTTCAGATTGTGGTGTTCAGTATCTTTTTCGGTATTGCTGTAGGCGCTGTAGGGGCACAGGGCAAAATCATGATAAAAGCGCTGGATGCACTCTCCCACATTATGTTCAAAATTACCAGCTATGTGATGGCTTTTGCTCCTTTTGGTGTACTTGGGGCTATTGCAGCTATTGTAGCCCAACAGGGTCTGGGTATTCTGGGAGGCTATGTGTACCTGATTTTATGCTTTTTTGGGGGTCTTCTGTTCTTCATTTTCGTGGTGTTGGCGGTTATATGTTTGGTGGTAGGAATCCCGTATTTCGCTTTGCTGAAAGAAATTCGTTCCGCCGTTATTCTATCCTTTAGTACCGCCAGTTCAGAGGCATCATTTCCACAAACGATTGAGGCTTTACGTCGATTTGGCTGTTCCGAGCGGATTATTTCGTTCGTACTACCACTGGGCTATTCGTTTAATCTCGATGGGTCGATGTTGTATATGACGTTTGCTACGGCCTTCATTGCCCAGGCGTATCATGTGCCCTTAAGCCTTGAGCAGCAAATTACTATGATGCTTACGTTAATGATAACCTCCAAAGGAATTGCGGGAGTCCCCAGAGCTTCTCTGGTCGTTATTGCCGGAACCATGTCGTTATTCAATTTGCCGATCGAAGGGCTGGCGCTGTTGCTGGGAATCGACCAGGTGCTTGATATGGGACGCTCGGCTACCAGTGTTGCGGGTAATGCTGTAGCCACCTGTGTAATTTCCAAGTGGGAAGGGGAGTTCAGGACGCAGCCCATTGAAACTGATGAAGTTACCGCTTGA
- a CDS encoding ABC transporter ATP-binding protein produces the protein MNILETHHIVKQYAEHRALDDVSLAVPKGSIFGLLGPNGAGKTSLIRIINQITAPDSGEVILDGERLNPSHIKRIGYLPEERGLYKKMKVGEQLLYLAQLKGLTEKQAMDKLKTWFIKFDIKTWWDKQVQDLSKGMQQKVQFVATVMHEPDLIILDEPFSGFDPINANLIKDEILELRDKGKTIIFSTHRMESVEELCDYIALINRSHKVLDGPKRAIKEQFKTHTYHVEYQGVLENLPTAFDVLTTRQTDDGFLRTDIKIPPDAAVNELIRHLLDRVTVRSFGENIPSINDIFIQTVGETND, from the coding sequence ATGAATATTCTCGAAACCCACCACATTGTAAAACAGTATGCCGAGCATCGGGCGTTGGATGACGTCAGTTTAGCTGTGCCTAAAGGCAGCATTTTTGGCCTTCTCGGACCTAATGGTGCGGGTAAAACCTCGCTGATTCGAATCATTAACCAGATTACAGCTCCCGATTCAGGTGAGGTCATTCTGGATGGCGAACGCCTGAATCCAAGCCACATTAAACGGATCGGGTATCTGCCCGAGGAGAGGGGGCTCTATAAAAAGATGAAGGTTGGTGAGCAACTGCTATACCTGGCTCAGCTTAAAGGGCTGACCGAAAAGCAGGCAATGGACAAGTTAAAAACCTGGTTTATCAAGTTCGATATCAAAACCTGGTGGGATAAACAGGTGCAGGACTTATCGAAAGGGATGCAGCAGAAAGTACAGTTTGTGGCCACTGTTATGCACGAGCCTGACCTGATTATTCTGGATGAACCTTTTTCCGGTTTCGACCCTATCAACGCCAACCTGATTAAAGATGAGATTCTGGAACTGCGTGATAAAGGGAAAACAATAATTTTCTCGACTCACCGCATGGAATCAGTGGAAGAACTCTGCGATTATATTGCACTCATCAACCGGTCGCATAAAGTGCTCGACGGCCCCAAGCGAGCTATCAAGGAGCAATTTAAAACCCATACCTATCATGTGGAATACCAGGGCGTACTGGAGAATCTCCCAACGGCATTTGACGTGTTGACTACCCGCCAAACGGATGACGGATTTCTGAGGACCGATATTAAAATTCCTCCCGATGCCGCTGTTAATGAACTGATTCGGCACTTGCTCGATCGCGTCACCGTACGGTCTTTTGGCGAGAACATACCCAGTATAAATGATATTTTCATCCAGACTGTTGGCGAAACCAATGATTAA
- a CDS encoding HEAT repeat domain-containing protein — MNQDIEKLLEKYYEGETSLQEEKQLRQFFQQEAVPAHLQSHAAQFSYFANARNSHPSLAFTTQLATKLSAPEPGRVISLTSWSLRLAASVALLILGFSAGLFYAQRRFSSTDLAASATDAPSALAMKKVLRFEQITKTSASERIQAVNQSYDLKQADQEITQLLINTLNFDANVNVRLAACQALIRFENEPDVREALIQSLKIQTDPNIQITLIDALVAIKEKRAVNEIQRLVQDQKVLDVVRQKAEEGINQLTHEATTPS, encoded by the coding sequence ATGAATCAGGACATTGAAAAGCTACTGGAGAAATATTACGAGGGGGAGACTAGCCTGCAGGAAGAAAAACAGCTGCGGCAGTTTTTTCAGCAGGAAGCTGTACCGGCTCATTTGCAAAGTCATGCTGCTCAGTTTAGCTATTTCGCAAACGCCCGAAATTCGCACCCTTCGCTTGCCTTTACAACTCAGCTAGCCACGAAATTAAGTGCGCCGGAGCCGGGTCGGGTTATAAGTCTGACAAGCTGGAGCCTTCGATTAGCCGCCAGTGTGGCCTTGCTTATCCTTGGATTCAGCGCTGGCTTGTTTTATGCGCAACGCCGGTTCAGCTCAACGGATTTGGCCGCATCTGCAACCGATGCACCCTCAGCTTTGGCAATGAAAAAGGTGCTTAGGTTTGAGCAAATAACAAAGACATCGGCTAGTGAACGTATTCAGGCGGTCAATCAAAGTTACGACCTCAAGCAGGCCGATCAGGAGATTACGCAACTACTCATCAATACGCTGAACTTCGATGCGAATGTGAACGTACGGCTGGCGGCTTGTCAGGCACTGATTCGCTTCGAAAACGAGCCCGATGTGCGAGAAGCACTGATTCAGTCACTCAAAATCCAGACAGATCCCAATATTCAGATTACCCTGATCGACGCGCTGGTAGCCATTAAAGAGAAACGGGCCGTCAACGAAATTCAGCGATTAGTTCAGGATCAGAAAGTGCTGGATGTGGTGCGCCAGAAAGCCGAAGAAGGCATTAACCAGTTAACCCACGAAGCAACTACACCCTCCTAA
- a CDS encoding ATP-binding protein has protein sequence MHRLTRRLVCWLIIGLLGLVRQVSAAAPEPEYLTVRNGLPQGFVNSIIQDRGGFIWLATRDGLCRYDGIRFRIYTHDPQQAQSLSFSSIYEIQEDRRGKLWIRTENNQIDCFDPVTERSTRISNSPAFKQALGRDQLVGIKPDQAGNVWVATYTNGFFRLNANGTVSHRHWVAQGDTNYHLIHSLVVDRTNRPWLATQDGLVRYNPASAQLDLFQEAQGLPQNEVYRVHERKNGELLLGFPGQFARFDPVSGRVRQLITLPDEPGLPLFATDQKGIDYINQNRYTDQNGLVPLWPDRTLESPKLARFSALSLLIDRSNVLWMGLNGDGVIKYDLNKRPFQTWPYTSNFQTDWLSQQWDVPRDAIPADIRQQSPAGIRYQFDRRKTLWISSQQTIPYRFDASSRAFVPVLPTGIETRWLPNGEFRLTTLAAGAQGELWGLLGPTNQVIVRHNPDLATFTAFPLPLPPNHPYEITAMVVDGGRIYLATENHGLLRADLSQKRLIHWDNIMGDPKSLPGNALLCLAQDPLQYKYLWIGTFGEGLCRLNKMTGQIQRFTVGQGLSNNVIYAIRPDGDGHLWLSTNRGLCRFDARSNEVRNYMTDDGLPSEEFKQYYDVTLPDGRLIFGGIGGYTAFDPRQISEDPMKPTVALTALRINNLLVSATTPDSPIQKDINETTEIVLTNRQNFLSIDFAALEFNQTHKNQYRYKLIGLDKDWVYSGNQATATYTNLPPNTYTFVVNASNTSGVWSPNIHSLRLIIEPPIWATWWAYTLYGLLLIGALVLYLRVRIRRIQQKSQMELREQESIQLKHLDAVKTRFFANITHEFRTPLTLILTPLEQVLNDTTNSPYHSRLTLIYRNANRLLRLINELLDLAKLDAGNLTITPTPADLPEFIRRIVTVFTEEAQRKHIQLQLTDQFKQPYYWFDPDKIEKILSNLLSNALKFTEENGSVNVLIHVEPIDPTVASSAKTDLVRLTVHNTGSKIPDQKLPRIFDRFYQADPLEGAMGGSGIGLALVKELVEMMQGTVKVTSLPDKGTSFTVELPCRQARAELVVQTPPNESASTTAPGQAPVSPDSTDDKLHRILLVEDNDELAEYIASTLNTEWRVKRVSNGQLGVTTAIAEGPDLIISDVLMPEMDGYELCRQLKANPVTSHIPIILLTAKVSVESRLEGLTAGADDYLAKPFQVDELRGRVRNRLDQQSRTRQHFRSQLLREGNLPTTSLDPQDEFMNRVYSILEERLDDSTFGVEPLATAIGMSRMHLNRKVKAMTGLSPNELIRIVRLKRAAELLLTGVSVSEVADRVGFDTPAYFSKVFKDQYHLTPSEYVDQNRHEIA, from the coding sequence ATGCACCGACTTACTCGCCGGTTAGTTTGTTGGCTGATTATTGGACTGCTCGGTTTAGTAAGGCAGGTGAGTGCCGCTGCCCCTGAACCAGAATACTTAACCGTACGAAATGGCTTACCGCAGGGATTCGTTAACTCGATTATTCAGGATCGGGGCGGATTTATCTGGCTGGCAACGCGCGATGGGCTCTGCCGATACGATGGCATTCGGTTTCGCATTTATACCCACGATCCTCAGCAGGCCCAATCATTATCCTTCAGCAGTATTTACGAGATTCAGGAAGATCGTAGGGGCAAACTCTGGATTCGAACCGAAAATAACCAAATTGACTGCTTTGACCCGGTTACAGAGCGATCAACTCGAATTTCTAACTCGCCTGCCTTTAAACAGGCATTAGGTCGCGACCAACTCGTTGGCATAAAGCCCGATCAGGCGGGTAACGTTTGGGTGGCTACCTATACGAATGGCTTTTTCCGACTCAATGCCAATGGAACGGTCTCGCACCGGCACTGGGTTGCGCAGGGGGATACGAATTATCACCTGATCCACTCACTCGTAGTTGACCGAACAAACCGCCCCTGGTTGGCAACCCAGGATGGGCTAGTTCGATATAATCCTGCGTCAGCACAACTCGATCTCTTTCAGGAAGCACAGGGCTTACCCCAAAATGAGGTTTACAGAGTACATGAACGAAAAAACGGCGAATTACTTCTGGGCTTTCCGGGCCAGTTTGCCCGCTTCGATCCCGTAAGTGGCCGTGTTCGACAACTGATTACACTTCCTGATGAACCCGGCTTACCGTTGTTCGCAACGGACCAGAAAGGAATCGACTACATTAATCAAAACCGCTATACTGATCAGAATGGCCTGGTTCCGTTATGGCCCGATCGGACGTTGGAGTCGCCTAAGCTAGCCCGCTTCTCGGCATTGTCACTATTAATAGACCGCTCAAATGTGCTCTGGATGGGTCTTAACGGTGACGGAGTGATAAAATATGATCTGAATAAACGTCCGTTCCAAACCTGGCCATATACCAGCAATTTCCAGACCGACTGGTTAAGTCAGCAGTGGGATGTTCCAAGAGATGCGATTCCTGCCGACATTCGCCAGCAATCGCCTGCGGGTATTCGATACCAGTTCGACCGGCGTAAAACGCTCTGGATTAGCAGTCAGCAAACCATTCCCTATCGTTTTGATGCCTCCAGTAGGGCATTTGTTCCGGTGCTACCAACTGGCATTGAAACCCGCTGGCTCCCGAACGGCGAGTTCCGTCTAACCACGCTGGCAGCCGGGGCACAAGGTGAACTCTGGGGCTTACTTGGCCCTACGAATCAGGTGATCGTACGTCATAATCCCGATCTGGCCACCTTTACCGCCTTTCCGCTACCCCTCCCCCCTAACCATCCTTACGAGATTACAGCGATGGTAGTCGATGGGGGGCGGATTTACCTGGCTACCGAAAATCACGGGCTACTCCGGGCCGACCTATCGCAAAAACGACTTATTCACTGGGACAATATAATGGGCGATCCGAAATCCTTACCCGGAAATGCCCTACTATGCCTGGCCCAGGATCCGCTTCAGTATAAGTATCTCTGGATAGGAACCTTTGGCGAAGGACTCTGCCGACTCAATAAAATGACTGGCCAGATTCAGCGGTTTACGGTTGGGCAAGGCTTATCGAATAACGTCATTTACGCGATCAGGCCCGATGGTGATGGGCACCTATGGCTAAGTACCAATCGAGGACTTTGCCGCTTTGATGCCCGCTCCAACGAGGTGCGAAACTATATGACCGACGATGGGCTCCCAAGCGAAGAATTTAAGCAGTACTATGATGTAACCCTACCAGATGGCAGGCTCATTTTTGGTGGTATTGGCGGTTACACGGCCTTCGACCCGCGCCAAATCAGCGAGGATCCGATGAAGCCCACTGTGGCGCTCACGGCACTACGTATCAATAACCTGCTGGTAAGCGCAACTACACCAGATTCCCCTATTCAGAAGGACATCAACGAGACAACGGAGATCGTTTTAACAAACCGTCAAAACTTCCTATCCATTGATTTTGCCGCTCTTGAATTTAATCAAACCCATAAAAATCAGTACCGGTATAAATTAATTGGGCTCGATAAAGACTGGGTCTATAGTGGTAATCAGGCCACGGCAACTTACACAAACCTCCCCCCAAACACTTACACATTTGTTGTTAATGCCTCGAATACGTCTGGCGTATGGAGCCCCAACATACATTCATTGCGATTGATTATAGAGCCGCCGATTTGGGCAACGTGGTGGGCCTACACGCTCTATGGACTGCTGCTGATTGGCGCGTTAGTTCTCTATCTCCGAGTCCGAATCCGTCGTATTCAGCAGAAAAGTCAGATGGAGCTTCGCGAGCAGGAGTCGATTCAGTTAAAACACCTGGATGCCGTTAAAACACGGTTCTTTGCCAATATCACCCACGAGTTCCGAACTCCCCTTACCTTAATTCTAACACCGTTAGAACAGGTATTAAATGATACGACTAACTCACCTTATCACAGTCGGCTTACGCTTATTTACCGGAATGCCAACCGGCTCCTGCGACTGATCAATGAGCTGCTCGATCTGGCAAAACTCGATGCAGGAAACCTGACTATTACCCCAACTCCTGCCGATTTGCCCGAGTTTATCCGACGAATTGTGACGGTCTTTACAGAAGAAGCGCAACGGAAACACATTCAATTGCAGTTAACTGACCAATTCAAACAGCCCTACTATTGGTTCGACCCGGATAAAATCGAAAAAATTCTAAGTAATCTTTTATCGAATGCGTTAAAATTCACGGAGGAAAACGGCTCCGTGAATGTGTTGATTCACGTTGAACCTATTGATCCAACCGTAGCCAGTTCCGCGAAAACGGATTTAGTTCGCTTAACGGTTCATAATACTGGATCGAAGATTCCTGACCAGAAATTACCCCGTATTTTCGACCGATTTTATCAGGCAGATCCTCTCGAAGGAGCTATGGGTGGATCAGGTATTGGCCTGGCTTTAGTAAAAGAGTTAGTTGAGATGATGCAGGGTACGGTTAAGGTAACGAGTCTGCCGGATAAGGGCACTAGCTTCACAGTTGAGCTACCCTGCCGTCAGGCACGTGCTGAACTTGTTGTACAAACTCCTCCCAATGAGTCCGCATCAACAACGGCCCCTGGGCAAGCTCCGGTTAGTCCAGACTCTACAGATGATAAACTACATCGGATCTTATTGGTAGAAGATAACGACGAACTAGCCGAATATATAGCGTCTACGCTGAATACCGAATGGCGGGTTAAACGGGTCAGTAATGGCCAGTTAGGGGTTACAACCGCCATTGCTGAAGGTCCTGATTTAATCATAAGCGATGTGCTGATGCCCGAAATGGATGGCTATGAACTCTGCCGACAACTGAAGGCCAATCCGGTTACAAGCCATATCCCTATCATTTTACTCACGGCTAAAGTATCTGTAGAAAGCCGATTGGAAGGATTAACCGCCGGTGCAGATGATTATTTAGCAAAACCTTTTCAGGTTGATGAGTTACGCGGGCGGGTTAGAAACCGGCTGGATCAGCAATCGCGCACCCGTCAGCATTTCCGGTCTCAGTTGTTACGGGAAGGCAACCTGCCTACAACTAGCCTGGACCCTCAGGATGAGTTCATGAATCGGGTCTATAGCATCCTGGAAGAACGTCTGGATGACTCCACATTCGGTGTTGAACCACTGGCTACAGCCATTGGCATGAGCCGTATGCATCTGAACCGGAAAGTTAAAGCAATGACTGGCCTATCGCCGAATGAACTAATCCGAATTGTACGACTGAAACGGGCAGCGGAGTTGTTACTAACGGGCGTATCTGTATCAGAAGTGGCCGACCGGGTAGGCTTCGATACACCTGCTTATTTCTCCAAAGTTTTTAAAGATCAGTACCACCTGACCCCCTCTGAATACGTCGATCAAAACCGGCACGAAATTGCCTGA
- a CDS encoding DUF4097 family beta strand repeat-containing protein, with product MKKLLMLSAGFLCLLMNAQAQEYKTKLTNSKDHKVTLEIDAGDIKIEGHNSDDVIIVASSGYEAPPERAKGLKPLYYQAVDNSGIGLAVTPENGGLKIEKATRKAIKYTIKLPRKVAILYQQTNWQSAGVAISNMDGDLEVRTNNGSIDLINVTGPIVANTTNGEVKVVYSSLSQEKPTAISTINGPIDITMPANSKANLKLRSIQGEMYTDFDLGMKASKEGMPRVGGGNNIDGSTNGGGVEVQLKTINSNIYVRKQK from the coding sequence ATGAAAAAGCTCCTAATGTTGAGTGCAGGATTCCTATGCCTTTTAATGAACGCGCAGGCTCAGGAATACAAAACCAAATTGACGAATTCCAAAGACCACAAAGTGACACTTGAGATCGACGCGGGCGACATCAAGATTGAAGGACACAACAGCGATGACGTCATTATTGTAGCATCGTCAGGCTACGAAGCACCGCCCGAACGCGCAAAAGGGCTGAAACCTCTCTACTACCAGGCGGTTGATAACTCAGGCATTGGCTTGGCGGTAACCCCTGAAAATGGCGGGTTGAAAATTGAAAAAGCCACTCGGAAAGCAATTAAATACACTATTAAGCTGCCCCGTAAAGTGGCCATTCTGTATCAGCAAACCAACTGGCAGAGTGCTGGCGTTGCCATCAGCAACATGGATGGCGATCTGGAAGTACGCACCAACAATGGGTCGATCGACCTTATAAATGTAACGGGTCCTATCGTAGCCAACACCACAAACGGCGAAGTAAAAGTTGTGTATTCAAGTCTGAGCCAGGAAAAGCCGACGGCCATCTCAACCATTAACGGCCCTATCGACATTACCATGCCTGCCAATTCTAAAGCCAATCTCAAACTCCGGTCGATTCAGGGCGAAATGTACACCGATTTCGACCTTGGTATGAAAGCCTCCAAAGAAGGTATGCCGAGAGTTGGAGGAGGTAATAACATCGACGGTAGCACCAACGGTGGCGGGGTTGAGGTCCAGCTCAAGACTATCAACAGCAATATCTACGTACGCAAGCAAAAGTAA
- a CDS encoding RNA polymerase sigma factor yields MDLQLFKQRILPVQGRLFRLAQLFLRNREEAEDALQDVLLRLWTNRQQLDAYHSVEALAVQMTKNLCLDRLKSHAKQKTTDDTALLGLAGEEISPYRQVELADSAELIRLLIDDLPDQQKLVLHLRDVEEYSFEEIEQVTGLSVNNIRVILSRARQRLRENYLKANDYESGH; encoded by the coding sequence ATGGATTTACAACTGTTCAAACAACGCATACTTCCGGTTCAGGGTCGCCTATTTCGGCTGGCTCAGTTGTTTCTTCGTAACCGCGAAGAAGCAGAGGATGCCTTACAGGATGTGTTGCTCCGGCTTTGGACAAATCGGCAACAGTTAGATGCCTATCATAGTGTAGAGGCTCTGGCGGTTCAGATGACAAAAAACCTGTGTCTGGATCGACTAAAGTCACACGCTAAACAAAAGACGACCGATGACACAGCTTTGCTGGGACTGGCAGGAGAAGAAATCTCGCCTTACCGACAAGTAGAATTAGCCGATAGTGCCGAGTTGATCCGGCTGTTAATAGATGATCTGCCCGATCAGCAAAAGCTCGTCTTGCATCTGCGGGATGTAGAAGAATATTCCTTTGAGGAAATCGAACAGGTTACCGGCCTGAGTGTCAATAATATTCGAGTGATTTTGTCACGGGCCCGTCAGCGCCTGCGCGAAAATTACCTAAAAGCCAACGACTATGAATCAGGACATTGA
- a CDS encoding LytTR family DNA-binding domain-containing protein, with protein sequence MSVFSLSNRSMPTDWPPLKLYLRETGRQFFSVSDLVYLQAVANYSWLNWADGRRMLMPRTLKYYSPQLPTELFIRLHRNCVVNRQFVERLERTETGGLVHLSTGDVLPVSRRRWSLVRRQLASHRSYLS encoded by the coding sequence ATGTCTGTCTTTTCTTTATCCAATCGATCCATGCCAACGGATTGGCCTCCGCTAAAACTCTACCTTCGTGAAACGGGTCGCCAGTTTTTTTCTGTATCGGACTTAGTGTATCTACAGGCAGTTGCTAACTATAGCTGGTTAAACTGGGCAGATGGTCGCCGAATGTTAATGCCCCGAACGCTGAAATATTATTCGCCCCAGCTTCCTACCGAATTGTTCATCCGGCTTCATCGAAACTGTGTTGTTAACCGTCAGTTTGTGGAGCGCCTGGAGCGTACAGAAACCGGCGGATTAGTTCACTTAAGTACGGGCGATGTACTCCCTGTGTCACGTCGGCGCTGGAGTCTGGTTCGGCGTCAACTGGCAAGCCATCGGTCTTACCTAAGTTAA